AACTGTTTCTGAAACACTATGGCTTATGCCAAATGACCGCTTTGGGGGATCTGGAATGTTGCCTCACGCTACTTAGAAGCACATGACCTACTGCCATCAAAGTTTGGGACACCAAGTGTTTGATGACTTTCATGTGTGTTGTTGTGAATCACTCCTGTATATCCAAGCAAGAGACTAGAAGCGAGTGCTTAGATCCCATGAGCTTGGACAAAGGTTCTTTTCCCTTTGCTGAGTCTTCTCCGTATCCTTTCATCATTGCAGATGAAAGCCCTGAGTCTTCTTGATGAATCATGGAAGCCGAGGGTGTCCTTGGTAACCTCTGGCACAGTTAGTGAAGGGAGACGCAGTGAGAAGTTCCTGCCATTGTTAGCTTCActccctcctctctgtccctcttggCATAACAGCTCCCATTCACAGATACTTGAATGCCTGACCCATGCCCCTTCCTGAGAGTCCCTCCCTTTACATGGGATGAACATACTTAAAATGTCTCGTGGAAATCAGGAGTAAGTGTGGGGAAGGAGTTATTTCCAAAAGAACAAGAAACAGCACTGATTTGACTCAAGTTCTTTTCAGAGATGTCTGAATACCAAGGTCTCCAATGAACATGGGGACccaaaaaacaagtgacagtgGTCATCACTAAACAGCTCTGCCCACTTGTCAATCATCACTGAGGGTGTACAAGTGCCACTACAGGAGTAGGTGTTTCAAGACTGCATATGCTTAGCCTGGAAAATGACTGAAGTCATAACCATACCTTTAGCCCTTTTTTGAAACCTAAGTGCTCGCTTTCTAAGCCCTATAAGCTTAGCTCTGTTTCTGACCCTGGTCCCATGACCAATTCAATCCAATCCACTGACTGGGGACAAGCCTTGACTAGTGTGTCTTGAGATGCCCATTGTGTCTTAGCTGCCGCTCTTCATTCCGTCTGCTTCTCCACGCATGGTACTTCTTGATGCTTTTCTTCCATGCAAAGCGCCAGATGCTAACCATGAAGCACCAAGACACAGCATACATCGCCACACCCCCAACCTTCACAAACCACTTGGGGGTGGGTGAGACCATTTCACAGAAAAGGAGATGAGCGCCCACACCAATCCTCACACCAGTGAACAGAGCCACAAAGAGGAAGTCCACCACATCCCCCGTGAAACTGTGATAGTGGCCAGTTTCCCGGAGAAACCATCGCATCTGGAGCAGCGGGTTGGTGATCTCACTTCCAAAGAGTACAGCATTGACCTCTGTGCCCGACTCCCCAAGTGCTAGGGCCATGATGATCCCCAGGATGCTCAGTGTGTGATGAGCCAGCATCAGGGGACCCTCGGACTGGAAATAGATGCACCAGCCCAAGTCGAAGATGAAGTAGCCCAAGGTAAGACACAGAACGTGAACTTGGAGAGGTGTGTTCGGTGAGCCTGAAACAGATCAAGACAGAAGACAACATGGCTGGGAACTGGGCCACCTGCCACTGTCTCTCAAATCTTTCTAAACCACTAGAGAACCCAAAAGCAGTGACAGGCTcgggctttttaaaaatgataacataGAACAAAACCTAAAATCTAGCCttatgatctcagcacttgggtggtGGAGGAAGGATCAGGgcaaggccagtttgggctacacgGGGAGTCAGGGCCAGTCTGGGTTATATGAGACCCCGTCtccaaaagacaaagaaacaaacttaGCATCTAAAATGGTGgcctttcttgttttgcttttatttttgctttttgagatggagtcttccTGTTACTTACTCTCTAGTtagggctggcctggaacttttaaCAGTCTCCCTGGCTCATCCCCCAAGGCTGTGGATTACAGACAGGCTCTACAGAATAAACTCAATGCAAGCCTGGGCAGTAAGACCCGGTCTCAGAAGACCATCAGGTAAAGTAATTAAATTGTAATGAAACCTCAAAGACTTCAATGAATGATTTGATTGTCCAACCACAGTATCCTTCCGATGGAAGAACATAAAATACTTACTTTGTGATTTCAGTGACTATTCTAACTCCCTCCTTTTTAACCAGTTATGGGTCTGTTTCCAGACCCTTGGGCCACTCTGTCATACATGTCATATTCATTTATCAACCTAGAGAATTAGGTTATTGGACACTGGCAGCTCTAACCCAAGTAAACTCCAGAGAGAACTTCCAAAGTAGAGTGTCCTCCTGTCCACGAACATGCGGTACAAAGACCCGACATATTTGAAATCACTAAGAACCCtcaaataaaagataaaacttaagaatttatttcatttcattttgatagattacaaatttgaggccagcttgggctataaaacaagaacctgcctcaaaggaggaaaaaaaaatcaacaaagttGTACAAGCTTATGATCTGAGCTGCTCAGCAGGCTGAAGCAGgattgtaaattcaaggccagctttgactACAGAGTGGGTaaccaggccagcctagtcaatTTAGTAAGaccctctcaaaaaacaaacagccaaCCAAACATATAGAttgatagatttaaaaaaaaagaagaaagaaagagagaaagaaagaaagagagagagagagagagaggagaggagaggagaggagaggagaggagaggagaggagaggagaggagaggagaggagaggagaggagaggagagaagagaagagaagagaagagaagagaagagaagagaagagaagagaagagaagagaagagaagagaagagaaaagagatcaGGTTCACAGCCCAGTCAGTGATAGAACATTTGCCTAACATGTTCATAGCCCTACATTCAATCCCcagtaacaaaaacagacaagaaaAGCAAAGAACTCTGGCAGCACAAAAGGGTTATGAAAAGCAGGACCTGAACCTACACAATCTCaaagttgacaatgaagactgCAGTACAAATTATTAGAATGGGAATTATTCTTCAATGTAACacaaatttatcttttttcaagCCCCTAAATCATAAAACTCTTAGGAAAATATCTCTAATGCCCCTTCTACCTACCTGGGTGGGTAAAAGGCCAAGGGCCATCGATGAAGCCAATATAAGCAGACAGACCTATGGAGAGGACTCCGTGGGTGAAGGTCACCAGCCGACAGCTCCACTCACAGCTTCGGTGCTTGTTCAGGCAGCAGAAAGATGTATAGAGTGAGAGCCAGCCACCCAGGCTGCACAGCACCTGCACACAGAGACCTACTGCCATCCTATGACAGAGAGAACAAAACCAAGAGAACAAAGAATGTACCCCAAGAAACCAGAAGCCGCTCATTTTGTGCACATGCCCCAGTTGCTACTATAAAACAATATGATGACAGGCTACTGAAACGCTTCACTACATACGAATCCAAGACTTTTCTATGTAAATGTGGCTGCTTCGTTTATAACTCCAAGCCCAGTAGAGATTCGATGTTGGCACCTGATGAAAGCTGTGACCTGGAAACCAGCAACTCTCTTCTGAATCTTTAAGCGAACTCTATACTCAACTAAGGATGACCAAATATCTATCGATAATAACCTTTCAGAGATTACCTGCTTCAGACAGTGATACACGGTCTATGAAGCCCATGTATCTGGTAATGTGCTCACACTTCACGAGTTCCATTgctagccaggcatagtggtatgtgtctataatcccagctactcaggaggctgagttgAGAGGATGTCAAATTTAAAGTCAGTTTAGTCTACATAGCAGGTTCAAGACCACCAGCCTGGGCTTCTTACAGAATGAATGAGAAAGGACTTggggtacagctcagtggtagggcacCTGCCTTTCACATGTGACACCTTAGGTCCAATccccaggatctctctctctctctctctctctctctctcacacacacacacacacacacacacacacacacacacgcacgcacgcacgcacgcacgcacgcacgcatgcgcgCATGCACACAGGGGAGTGAAGAAAGCTCAGTTGGGAAACTTGAGAACCAGAGTTCCAGCTCCAAATCCATGTTAAAAAGCCAAGcccggctggtgagatggctcagtgggtaagagcacccgactgctcttccaaaggtccggagttcaaatcccagcaaccacatggtggctcacaagcatccgtaacgagatctgacgccctcttctggtgtgtctgaagacagctagtgtacttacatataataaataaataaatctttaaaaaaaaaaaaaaaaaaaaagccaagcccGGCAGTGCATACtagtaaccccagtgctggggagatagAGACGGATGGATTCCTGttgagaaactctatctcaaaaaagcaAGGTAGACAGGGGCTGAGGAATATCACCAAAGGTTGACCTCGGGCCTCCATCCAtatacgtgtgtgtttgtgtgtgtgtgtagctgtgtgtgtgtatacacacactcgcacacaaaGACGAAGCtctcatttataaataaataaatatcacttTGGTTTCTGCTAGAAGTCACATGACACCAGGCATTTTAATGTGGTTAAGCTGAAACTAAATTTGGCTGAGGTCTGGATTTGGGTCATAGGTTTATCAGTCAAAATCAAAACTTGAGGCAAATGTAAACAGAGAGCCAAGCAAAGACTCCAGACATCTTGGAAGGCATCCCAACTCTATTATTTATCAACAAGGAAGCAAAAGGATTTTTAAGTAAACGTTGAGATACAAAAATATCCTTAAGGCATGTATTCAGTTAAAAGTGAAGCAAAGTGGCTGGCAaatgccagtaatcccagcactggagccgcagaggcaggaggatcacctagAAGAGCAGAGCAGCCTGGTCAACACAGAGTTCCAGGCCTGATAGGGCTACACAGTagcccttgtctcaaaatgatagatagatagatagccagGTAGATAACTGGTAAAGGTAGAAAACTTACATTGTAGAATTTTTGCTGATACATTTAAACAATAATCAACACTGAGTTTCTTTAGACATGCAGAAGAGACTCCAAAAAGGACCAATATGTCCTTGTTAATATACATTATTTAGCTCCTCTGttgaaagtacaaataagaaaagaaatctcAAACACGTCCAGGACGCTTCTCATCTCTGCAGGAATTATCTGCATGACTGCACTTAACCGCTCACCCTTTTCTGACAAATGCAGACCAACACACCTCAATACACAAGCCACTCCCAGGAATGTTATCCAGAGAGGGCTCGGGCAAAGGGCAAGTTTTGTCCAGCTTTCATGAGAAATCAGGTACCTATTCAAGAAAACAGTAAGTGTCCATCAGAGACCAGTAAGTGGGGAAATCTTTTTAACCTGAAGAATGTGTTTAAACTAGAACTAGGGAACAGGGAAAAAAAGGTCAGTTCAGTTCTAAGACACATTTTCTGAAACTTCTAGGCCAATCTTCAGAGTAAAGGCCAGACATACAAAGTACCCGAGTGAAAAGCGCTGTCCCTCTTACTTCCTTTCAAAGGCCAGGGTCACTGGCCAGTAAGGCGGATCAGCTGATTGGGACTCGGCGATTAGTAT
This portion of the Mus musculus strain C57BL/6J chromosome 9, GRCm38.p6 C57BL/6J genome encodes:
- the Tlcd5 gene encoding TLC domain-containing protein 5 isoform X3, which encodes MSGFWFLGVHSLFSWFCSLCHRMAVGLCVQVLCSLGGWLSLYTSFCCLNKHRSCEWSCRLVTFTHGVLSIGSPNTPLQVHVLCLTLGYFIFDLGWCIYFQSEGPLMLAHHTLSILGIIMALALGESGTEVNAVLFGSEITNPLLQMRWFLRETGHYHSFTGDVVDFLFVALFTGVRIGVGAHLLFCEMVSPTPKWFVKVGGVAMYAVSWCFMVSIWRFAWKKSIKKYHAWRSRRNEERQLRHNGHLKTH
- the Tlcd5 gene encoding TLC domain-containing protein 5, coding for MAVGLCVQVLCSLGGWLSLYTSFCCLNKHRSCEWSCRLVTFTHGVLSIGLSAYIGFIDGPWPFTHPGSPNTPLQVHVLCLTLGYFIFDLGWCIYFQSEGPLMLAHHTLSILGIIMALALGESGTEVNAVLFGSEITNPLLQMRWFLRETGHYHSFTGDVVDFLFVALFTGVRIGVGAHLLFCEMVSPTPKWFVKVGGVAMYAVSWCFMVSIWRFAWKKSIKKYHAWRSRRNEERQLRHNGHLKTH
- the Tlcd5 gene encoding TLC domain-containing protein 5 isoform X2, which translates into the protein MSGFWFLGVHSLFSWFCSLCHRMAVGLCVQVLCSLGGWLSLYTSFCCLNKHRSCEWSCRLVTFTHGVLSIGLSAYIGFIDGPWPFTHPGSPNTPLQVHVLCLTLGYFIFDLGWCIYFQSEGPLMLAHHTLSILGIIMALALGESGTEVNAVLFGSEITNPLLQMRWFLRETGHYHSFTGDVVDFLFVALFTGVRIGVGAHLLFCEMVSPTPKWFVKVGGVAMYAVSWCFMVSIWRFAWKKSIKKYHAWRSRRNEERQLRHNGHLKTH
- the Tlcd5 gene encoding TLC domain-containing protein 5 isoform X1; protein product: MAVGLCVQVLCSLGGWLSLYTSFCCLNKHRSCEWSCRLVTFTHGVLSIGSPNTPLQVHVLCLTLGYFIFDLGWCIYFQSEGPLMLAHHTLSILGIIMALALGESGTEVNAVLFGSEITNPLLQMRWFLRETGHYHSFTGDVVDFLFVALFTGVRIGVGAHLLFCEMVSPTPKWFVKVGGVAMYAVSWCFMVSIWRFAWKKSIKKYHAWRSRRNEERQLRHNGHLKTH